TAATCAAATTTTCTACAATATGAAAAGATTTTTTGCGTTAGGCCACAcaagttattttaaatttttaaatttttagtttagtattaaaatttaattatcttatcaaatattaaatataatacttTATTCTTTAAATTTTCAGTTTGAAAACCTCATGCGTCAACAATAGATATGTTTCTAGCCATTAGGTTGGGGGTAAAACTAATAGTGGTATGGCCATGTAGGTAAATATAATCAGCAAAACAGTTGTCAACATTACGGTTTTCCTACTAAAAACTACCGTAGGAATCAAAGACGCAATTCTCGTGATAAATGGACCAGgacgaaagaaaaaaattgcagTATAACAaacttattataaataaatttaaaggaTTAAAAATGGTCAAGAGAAACtgtaattaaactaaaaatttaatattgatataaaaatagtagtaaGTATTACAATTTCTCTTGACCATTTTTAATCCTTGACCATATTTAGTCAAATACAATCTATCTTGACCATTTAGTAAGTAACATATCAATTAATTAATGTAACACTTTTGTCATCATCATAGTCATACATAATTTTGGTGGCAAAAGTGGTATATTAATCCATTAATATGAACTATGCTGATGCAGTGAATGGAGACTCATTtgataaaaaagaagagaaagtaaCGTACGTGGCTGCTCTATACTATATAACATAGCCAGAGAGAGTCGTGTTCTGTCGTCTTCAAGTGAATTGAGAAAGaagcaaagagagagagagagagagagacagagaagatATGAAGATGAGTGGATCTGATGAAAAGATTCTTCTACTGATGGGTATGGTGGTTTTAACAGTCGCAGTGAGGGCTATAGATGAAGACCCTACCGGGTTCGTGACATGGGGACATAATTACTACAAAACATGGGGACAACCAGCTTTGGTTATTAACGAAACCTCTGAGCTCCACCTCACCCTCGATCATAAATCTGGTTTATAACTCCTCCATTTTAATTACTTTAAAGCCTTAGATTTATACacacaaataaaaacatttaatttgtatatattcTAATCAAAAATATCATCAACATTTACCTTATCATAAttcaaccaaaaataaaataaaatctaaaatcataaACTGAAAacgtttttaatttaaaacattttgttttctaaatgTCATCTCTAAAAAGACCAGATAGCAGAAAATAATTTTCCGTTTATTTGGTGCGTTTTTGTTTCTACATGTATGTTACGAACTTGCGTTTTTGTCTAGACGATGCTTATGATTTGGTCCCATGTTCCTTAACAGGGTCGGGGTTTGAATCAAACTCGATATACGGATCAGGATCTTTCAATATGAGAATCAAGGCACCCCAAACCAAGTCTACGAGAGTCGTTACTTCCTTCTATGTAAGTATGTATGAATGACATAAAATTACGTACCTAGATGGCTTCTtgaaatatgttttaattttgaatgCAGCTAATGTCCAAATCAAGCCGCAATGACCAGCTATGTTTCCAGATTTTTGGAAATGGGCCAGCTTATTTGCtgaatacaaatatatttataaacggTGAAGGAGATAAAGATCAGAGGTTTCATCTTTGGTTTGATCCAACAAAAAATTACCATTCATATAGGTTTCTTTGGAACCAACATCAACTTGTGTGAgtatttttttaacactttGTGAGATCATATAACTTAACCAATTGATTGACATGattaacatattaaatatagaaaGTATATTAACATAAATGTATTTCAACAAATGTCAGGTTCTATGTAGATGATACACCGATCCGAGTGTACAGGAAGAATCCAGGCATTTCGTACCCATCTGTGCAAACGATGTTTATGCATGGGAGTGTGAAAAACGGATCGATAGTTGACCCCAAGGAGATGCCTTACACTGCTGAGTTCCAGGCATCAACTATTGATGGGTGTGTAACTGATTTTTTTGGTATACAAAAATGCTTTGGTCCTGAATTTTGGTGGAATCGCAAAGAAAATTGGCAGCTGAGctctagagagagaaaactGTATATGAATGCAAGGAAAGTGTACATGGACTATGACTATTGCTCTGACAGAAAGCTATATCCAGAGGTGCCTAAAGAATGTAAGTCACAATTAGCGAAAATTTAATACTTCATTCGCCACAAAAACGGAAACcgttgaaataataataaatgttaCTGTAACATTGTTTTGTAATACGATGTTACTATCAAATAGAAAGTATATCAATCAAAATAACTACTTTATTGCCATCGCTGCTAGCTATATTGATACGCCTCGTTAAAAAGCATGGATCCGAAGATCCGAATTGAAACTGAATTGAAATAACTGAAATCAAAATTGGACTGAAACTTTGGCAGTTCATAAAACTTTATATCCAAAATAATCACAAATGGAAGTTTAATTCCTAAAGAAACACTTCATGAAGCCTCCGAAAATTGATTAatttatttcttcattttctacATGACTCGAAAGGTGTCATATTGAAACCAAGAAATATAGCCTGCAGATATGGAGCTGGAGCTTCTAACTATGATGAATGCGATAAATTATGGATATGATGTCGGAAATAGACCAAATTTTATATCACCCTTCAATTCAAAATAGCAAAAGCAATGTCTCCTTGCATAACATGGATTCCAAACATTAATGATCTTTATGTGAATAAatcaaaccgaaccgataatcaaacgaatatttaaaaatataaaatataaattatacatacatataacatagggataatttgaaaatactttattcatgatttttaatttgaaaaatacatcTCTCTTTTCTTGTTTTGAAAACTACTCATTTTTCTATGTGATAGGACATCTTTACCCAAATAATCTAAAGTTTCCTATGGCTTCTGGTTTTATTGGgccattaattatattatcatattggCCCAAATAATCTAAAGTTTGTTTCAGTGAGATGCTATAGAAGAGAGTTGAGTCGCAGTGTCCCTTTGGAACTCATCAGATCCAAGCATAACGTTTTTAGTTTCTGTTTTTCTTCCTCATTGTCATCTACGGTAACCGATTGCAACTCCGCCTATAAATTTGTGTTGAATGCGATGAACGGCTTCAAACTTTGTCAAGCTCAGATTCTTTGGCTCCTACAACGATTTCAGCTTCTCGATTCCCACCTTCTCCATCTCTCCTCTTAACGATgatgattctctctctctctctctcccagcCGCTTTGTAATGCCCCGACCTgtccacggctaatgggccacccacacCCGCTCTCTCGGTTCGTGGGCCCATCCCGTCTGAcgatcggtccgttaattttccaaAAGCTCGAAATCACtatttactgaccctgcaatcaccacccgaccttttcctGGCTTCACTCGTAtactatcgcgaatcacttcccaatAGGTCACCCATCTTTCCACTACTCCAGTTCAAGCACgtttaactctggagttctttcaggatgtgctccggaaaaggtaagtcaactttggtgacataggtagccaaattaattttcttaagcCTTTCTGTATATCACAACTCTGGATGTTAACACGCTTCCTCCGAGTCAGCTGAAGTCCACGGCAAAAGCACTTGTCCGCTTCGAGACAACTAAGCCGCGCCCATAAAGGGAAGTTAGCGTAGATACGAAGTCAGGCCCATGTAAGCCTATTTTGTATACTTTTAATTACCTTTGCGCCTTTTTAGTTTCCACTTAAACTCGAGAGAAACTGTTAATGTAGTTATGGAGGATCAGAACAAGAATGTTTGGCTATGGAGTTATGTCGCTGCATCGAAAAACAAAAAGCTCTATCTTTGACGTATCTCTCACTTCCGTAAGTTCTAaatctctattttctctccGATTTTTATCAGACCCTTTCTGGTATATCTTCTTATTAAGATTCTTGATTTCTGATTCGAGTCCATGTATCCTTTTGAAGGTTGTGCTTTGTCTCGAGGTGTTAATGGTctgagttttctttttcttctgttttcaTGTTGTTTCCAAAATCATCTCCTCGCCTGAACTCATTATTTGTTGTTAATTCTGATGTTGGTTTGTCGTTTGATTCTATTAATACATGAAGAGACGTGATACCTGATGAATGCGCTCACTTAATTTGGGAGAGGAGGAAGACAGACGAAGACGTTGGAGGAATTAGACCACATAAGCTTTCTCTGTGTTGAAGGATATATCGGAAGGCTCAAAACAGAGAAATTACAGTTTTCATCATGTATCTAGGGTCTGTCTTAATGTTGGTGATGCTCTTGCTAAAACAGGCAAGACTTAGCAAGAAGGATTATGTTGTAACTTGGTTGTAGTGAACAAtgtttcataataaaaaaattgacaaaaaaaaaatcgagagaacaataaaaaaatattgtaaggGATTAAAGGTAATGTTCTTCTCCGGAACATGGTTgatgaaacaaattaaaagtctttttttgacaaaaaaaattaaaagttgaGGACATTTACCAACTTATTTTCAAATAAGAATTATTGTATTGTTATTCTTTCTTTTGTCTAACCAATGTGGGAACTTGTGATTTGAAGATTGATAAGAGATATTCATTGTTTTATTcttataaaaaacaaacaatagCAACTGATTCTTAaaatacgaaaaaaaaaaaattcttttaggCATCATGGAATAGAACCGCCAAAAGTTAAACGATGAACtagattcttctttttttttcttcttttgacaactttcaatatttattaaagaaaaatgtaCAATTGCATGTGTAATATTTAGATTTTCCCAAACATTATATagtaatttcctttttttcggtaaaatgttaaatattataccaattttcaaattttgatagATGATACAGAAAAAACTAGTAGCAGAAAAAAAATAACGACAACAAAACACAAGAACAAACTACGAACAACAGCAAAGCCACATACAATGAACATCACAACTCAAGGGAAATACAAGATTAACAACGAGACGGGCTCGAACCTATCAAACCCGAGAACAACATGAGAAACCTACAAGTTGCCGCGAGCTACTGAGAGAAGGGCGCCGTCTAACCCTGAATGCAACTGCTCCTACAGCTTCCTATAAGTACCCAGAGCACTCCCAGGCAAAGAATCGGAACACGGGTCCAAAACAAGCAGAGATAAAAGAAACCACCGACGGTACGAGGAGAAGCTGTAAACCAACGCTGCCATCGCTCAGTTGAATACGCTGGAGATTACCGCCTCCATTGCATCCCAACGTGACCGTGTACACCCATCTAACTGCCACTCATATAGAGAGACAGATCGGAAGTTGGACAACCCTCCGGAGGAGACAAAACCATAGCCGGACTCTGAAACCGCTGTCAAATTGTCGACCACGCAAACCGCTCAAATCGGTAACACCCACAAGCCACAACGACAAAGCTGTTGAGATTGTTTGAGAAGAGAAAGTGACAGAGCAGGTCACTAACACCGACCACCACTAAAGTCTGAGGAGAGCATAAAACATAACCGGAGCCAAGCCGGAGCAAAAGCGAGACTGGAGGAACTCAAACCCTAACGCGCAGCCACCAGGGAACACGGAGAGGCGGACCGACGCCTCCGCCACCGAAGGACCACACGCACTGCACCATCGGAGAACACAATAGAGCACCACAAACAAGACAGAGGGGCAATAAGCTTACCAAGTCCAGCGAACCAAACACCCCAACTCCACTCGACTACTCGCACTCCCACAGATGCCACACCGGAGGAATACAAGACCGAGGAGGAGCAAGCCGGCGCTGCAACATCACCAATCTCGGAGAGGCTAACCTGAAACTCGGAAAAATGACCAGAACCACCTAGGCAGACAGAGGTTGAACG
This genomic interval from Brassica napus cultivar Da-Ae chromosome A6, Da-Ae, whole genome shotgun sequence contains the following:
- the LOC125575796 gene encoding probable xyloglucan endotransglucosylase/hydrolase protein 11, with protein sequence MKMSGSDEKILLLMGMVVLTVAVRAIDEDPTGFVTWGHNYYKTWGQPALVINETSELHLTLDHKSGSGFESNSIYGSGSFNMRIKAPQTKSTRVVTSFYLMSKSSRNDQLCFQIFGNGPAYLLNTNIFINGEGDKDQRFHLWFDPTKNYHSYRFLWNQHQLVFYVDDTPIRVYRKNPGISYPSVQTMFMHGSVKNGSIVDPKEMPYTAEFQASTIDGCVTDFFGIQKCFGPEFWWNRKENWQLSSRERKLYMNARKVYMDYDYCSDRKLYPEVPKECKSQLAKI